The genomic stretch GACCTCTGGAAGGTCTTTCCCTCCGTGAACGGAGACGTACAGCGTCGGGGTGTACGACTGGGTGCGCTCGTGCGTAACGCCGTCCTCGGTGAGCGTCCACTCAACGACGTCACCGTCGAGGTAGTCGACTTTGAACGGCATGGCTGCTCACCGCATCGTTTGCGAGATGGCGAGTTCCTCGACTGTCCGTTCCAGGTCAGCGATGCGTCGTTCGTGTTCGACGAGAATCGACATCAGGAGCGGTATCTCGACCGACTGGTGGTTGAGATAGCCAGCTGCATCAGCGTGTGCACGCCCATGTTCGAACAGCCGATCGAAATGTTCTCCGTCGTGCTTGCGAAGGGCGCGGCGGTACGAGGACCACCGTTCCTCGGTCCCCCGAAGCATATCGCGGTACGTCGGATTAGTGCGACCCAACGGTACTCACCTCCGGAGTCGTCGCCGTCGAAAGAGCCGGGTGCCGTTCGGTGAGCACACGCTGCCAGAAGGCAAGCGTCGTCTGGACGAGTCCCCCGTCGACCGGGTAGACGAGCGTCTCGAACTCCTCACCGGCGAAGCGGGGCCCGAACTTCGTCATCTCACAGCTGACCGTGTGTTCGGCAGCCGAGCGCAGCGGGGCAGTCAACGAGTCAGCCCGATACTGGGTCACGACGACTGGGACGTCGTACTCGTCGACGACATCGCCGACGAGGTTGAGGCCCGCAGTCATCATTCGCTTTCCTTCGCTACGCCGGACGTCGTCACCGCGGTAGAACGCGTCGAACGACGGGAGGACGACGAGAGAGGTGTCGTTGTCGACTTCGTCGGCGAGGTCGCGTAAGAGGCTCTGGTGTTGCCACGGCGTGAACGCTCGGGCGACGTGAATCCGTTCGAGCGTCCGCATACTTGGAGCGACCTGTGCGAGTGTGCGGGTCGTACTGTTGCCCTTTGCGTCGACCCAAACAGCCGATCCGTCAGCAACGAGGATGTGGTCGAGCACGAGCGACTGCAACGCGCCCGTGAGACGGTCGTCCGAATCGAGCAGCGTCAGCCCCGAATCGAGTGTCGGGAGTGCTGGCGTGTCAGGCGGTCTGTGGTTCATCACAGAGACACCGTTCACCGGAGAGACACATAGGCAAGGGCGAGCAGCTTCCGATTCTTCCGATAGCGGGTTCAGCGGACTCGGTAGGTGCGTGCACGGTTCTTGCCCTCGGAGACGATGAGCCGGTACTGGTCCATCTTCGAAAGGTAATTTCTGACTGTGCGCTTCGTCTTCGGTTCATCGACAGACTCCGAATAGCGGTCGTACAGCTCCCCCGGCGACAGTTCACCTTCCTCCTGCAAAATCTCGTAGAGGGCGTGCTGATGTGGCGTCAACTGGTTCACCGCTTTCTGTCGGACTTCCTGCTTCCCACCCGGGATGGCATCGTGGAGAATGTCGTTGGTAATCTCCTCTGCACCCTCCTGGTCGGCCCGTCGCGCCGCGTTTCGCAAGATACCGATTGCGACCCGTGCGTCGCCGGCAGCACCGTCGGCGATGAGCGCAAGTTGTTGCTTTCCGATAACGTCTTCCGAAAGTCCCCACCGGACGCGGGCTTCGAGGATTGAGATGAGCTCGTCGAAATGGTACTTCTCGAAGTGGATCCGTGTACAGCTTTGAAGCCGACTTGTCAGTCGCCCATCGAACTGTGAGAAGAGGTCGTTCTCGCGGTTCGCCATGAGGATCATGGAGATGTTTCGCGCACGGTAGAGATCGTAGAGAACACTCATGTCCTCCAGCTGGTCTGCCTCGTCGAGAATGAGGACGTACTGTGGCCCATCGTACTGTTGAATCCGGTCGAGTAGTTCGTCTTTCGGCGTCGACCGTCGGTGGATATCGACCGTCTTTCCGATGCCCTCGAGAGCGCGGTACAACACCCGAAAGCGTGTGTAGTCCTGCCAGCAGTTGATGTACTGCGAGTTGATGTCGAGGACGTTCTCCCGCAGCTTTTCCACGGTAAACTGGGCGATACAGGTCTTTCCTGCACCCGAGGGGCCGGTGAGCAGGGTCGTCTGGGCGGTCTCACCATCCATGATCGGCCGCAACGAGTTCGAGAGGAGGTTTACCTCCTGGTTTCGATGCTCGACTTTCCGTGGGATGAACTCCGACTG from Halogranum gelatinilyticum encodes the following:
- a CDS encoding Cdc6/Cdc18 family protein, which gives rise to MITDARVLQSEFIPRKVEHRNQEVNLLSNSLRPIMDGETAQTTLLTGPSGAGKTCIAQFTVEKLRENVLDINSQYINCWQDYTRFRVLYRALEGIGKTVDIHRRSTPKDELLDRIQQYDGPQYVLILDEADQLEDMSVLYDLYRARNISMILMANRENDLFSQFDGRLTSRLQSCTRIHFEKYHFDELISILEARVRWGLSEDVIGKQQLALIADGAAGDARVAIGILRNAARRADQEGAEEITNDILHDAIPGGKQEVRQKAVNQLTPHQHALYEILQEEGELSPGELYDRYSESVDEPKTKRTVRNYLSKMDQYRLIVSEGKNRARTYRVR